A region of Ferrimicrobium sp. DNA encodes the following proteins:
- a CDS encoding alpha/beta hydrolase — protein sequence METLSAKMRDGVRLVLDRFDPVGPSLTASVVLLHGLSSNAQFWWPVARLLSAMGVCTYTLDQRGHGRSGGAHTSMGVGASADDLLSVVQDLPSGEPFGVIGQSWGASVALHYGALSADRPGVRPYVVGLVDGGFQAMARSFASREEAIRVLRPTDIDGRPIEELDAFFERRYRDWDPEVLLAARAGFRIDTNGLAYRRLSIEDHMMILNDLLDYEPHIDAGRLRSKLLLIPALSGQAEADEAKTVAAGRLLAEAPNQGWLYPIQGDHDLHAQYPEQIAAIIFDALSA from the coding sequence GTGGAGACGCTGAGTGCGAAGATGCGAGATGGAGTCCGGCTGGTGTTGGATCGATTCGATCCAGTTGGCCCAAGCCTCACCGCTTCGGTAGTGCTGCTGCACGGGCTCTCATCTAATGCGCAATTTTGGTGGCCAGTTGCTCGCCTGCTCTCGGCGATGGGGGTCTGCACCTACACCCTTGACCAACGTGGACACGGCCGGTCGGGTGGCGCGCACACATCGATGGGGGTGGGTGCGAGTGCGGACGATCTCCTCAGCGTCGTGCAAGATCTCCCCAGTGGGGAGCCTTTCGGGGTCATCGGTCAGTCATGGGGGGCGTCAGTCGCGTTGCACTACGGTGCGTTGAGCGCTGATCGGCCAGGGGTTCGCCCCTACGTGGTGGGACTCGTCGATGGTGGTTTCCAGGCGATGGCTCGTAGTTTTGCCTCACGAGAGGAGGCCATACGGGTGCTTCGACCAACCGATATCGACGGGCGGCCGATCGAGGAGCTCGATGCTTTCTTTGAGCGGCGCTACCGGGACTGGGATCCGGAGGTTCTTCTGGCTGCTCGCGCTGGTTTTCGCATCGACACCAATGGTCTTGCCTATCGACGACTGAGCATCGAAGACCACATGATGATCCTGAATGACCTGCTCGACTATGAGCCTCACATCGACGCAGGACGTCTCCGTTCCAAACTGCTGCTGATCCCCGCGTTGTCGGGGCAGGCGGAGGCGGATGAAGCCAAGACAGTCGCGGCGGGTCGACTGCTAGCCGAGGCCCCCAACCAGGGTTGGCTCTATCCCATTCAGGGTGATCATGATCTGCATGCACAGTATCCAGAGCAGATCGCAGCGATTATCTTCGACGCCCTCTCCGCTTGA
- a CDS encoding 2Fe-2S iron-sulfur cluster binding domain-containing protein, producing MSIIRLYPSGNEIPCPDGMTVLAALEAEGWALPNNCRAGTCGECKVKVRSGSFDQGFVLDMALSQEERQQGYGAMCMAKPLSDYLAIEWGTEDAKPTLFPPREQVPHIVVERLERTPSIVELRLRPLGDPLRFWPGQHVQLGSPPEYPLRNYSMANAPRPDGELILEITREPFGQTSTWLTNNVAIGDTLMVNGPYGSFIGDPATATPVLLIAGGSGLAPILSLTEAALRRGFAHHVTLLFSARTPSDVYPPGQLAYLTHRYPNFELQVTYTRHPHDPSCGEIPHYHGRLPGMLSDIFPHLADTAVFIAGSDAFVQDCTRAVQALEPGAVYTEPFTDQQGDFSSLSILG from the coding sequence ATGTCGATCATTCGACTTTACCCATCCGGTAACGAGATACCCTGCCCTGACGGCATGACGGTTTTGGCCGCCTTGGAGGCCGAAGGTTGGGCCTTGCCCAACAACTGCAGGGCTGGGACATGCGGAGAGTGTAAAGTCAAGGTCCGCTCAGGCTCCTTCGATCAGGGATTCGTCCTCGATATGGCACTCTCGCAGGAGGAACGTCAGCAGGGCTACGGCGCGATGTGCATGGCCAAACCGCTCTCGGACTATCTGGCGATTGAATGGGGTACCGAGGACGCCAAGCCCACCCTGTTCCCCCCTCGAGAGCAGGTACCACATATCGTCGTAGAACGGCTAGAACGCACCCCTTCCATCGTTGAACTGCGACTGCGACCGCTCGGTGACCCTCTTCGCTTTTGGCCAGGGCAGCACGTGCAGCTTGGATCACCACCCGAGTACCCCTTGCGCAACTACTCAATGGCGAACGCACCCCGCCCCGACGGTGAGCTGATCCTCGAGATCACCCGAGAACCTTTCGGCCAAACCAGCACCTGGTTGACCAATAACGTCGCCATCGGCGACACGCTCATGGTCAACGGGCCCTACGGCTCCTTCATCGGAGACCCCGCCACCGCGACACCGGTCCTGCTCATCGCGGGAGGATCGGGGTTGGCACCTATCCTTTCACTCACTGAAGCCGCACTACGCCGGGGATTTGCCCATCACGTCACGCTGCTGTTCTCCGCACGTACGCCAAGCGATGTCTATCCCCCTGGCCAACTCGCGTATCTGACCCATCGATACCCCAATTTTGAACTCCAGGTCACCTACACGCGGCATCCTCACGATCCGAGCTGCGGGGAGATCCCACACTATCATGGGCGCCTCCCCGGCATGCTCAGCGATATCTTTCCTCACCTCGCCGATACCGCGGTCTTCATCGCTGGCAGTGACGCCTTCGTCCAAGATTGCACGCGAGCCGTCCAAGCCTTGGAGCCCGGCGCCGTCTACACCGAGCCCTTCACCGATCAGCAAGGCGACTTCTCCTCGTTGTCCATTCTCGGATAA